In Colletotrichum higginsianum IMI 349063 chromosome 3, whole genome shotgun sequence, a genomic segment contains:
- a CDS encoding Mitochondrial inner membrane protease subunit — MAYRQLWARMRGSFLGDTTIRLLSLATWVPIVITFNDHVATITAISGGSMYPYYNEDRNSTVANDMVLTWKWNPMDGLRKGMIVTFRSPFHPETVAIKRIVALEGEYVTPRAPHPPGIVRVPQGHIWVEGDGPQGQTLDSNTYGPISMALVTGRCVWNIWPWRKFGRVRWEEYRFAPRY; from the exons ATGGCATACCGACAGCTATGGGCGCGCATGCGAGGCAGCTTCCTTGGTGACACTACAATTCGTCTCCTGAGTCTCGCAACTTGGGTCCCCATCGTGATCACGTTCAACGACCATGTCGCGACCATCACAGCGATCAGCGGCGGCTCCATGTACCCGTACTACAATGAGGACCGCAACAGCACCGTGGCAAACGACATGGTGCTCACTTGGAAGTGGAATCCGATGGATGGACTGCGGAAGGGCATGATAGTCACATTTAG AAGCCCATTCCACCCGGAAACCGTCGCGATCAAGCGAATTGTTGCACTGGAGGGAGAATACGTCACACCGAGGGCGCCGCATCCGCCTGGAATAGTCAGGGTACCACAAGGGCATATCTGGGTCGAGGGTGACGGCCCGCAGGGCCAGACTTTGGACAGCAATACCTACGGACCAATATCTATGGCGCTGGTTACAGGACGGTGCGTATGGAATATCTGGCCCTGGCGCAAGTTTGGGCGCGTGAGGTGGGAAGAATATAGGTTCGCCCCTAGATACTGA
- a CDS encoding Mitochondrial carrier protein, with translation MSVADRIVSYLAPADNSAQTIKEGFSVSSPAAAASSGEDRHEGQTGGLLPDIRINRQSFGQDMISEEDDSFEEEGRPPYLHAMIAGGLGGSTGDMLMHSLDTVKTRQQGDPHIPPKYTSLGSSYHTIWRQEGIRRGLYGGWVPALSGSLPGTMLFFGTYEWSKRFLIEHGLQHHLSYLTAGFLGDLAGSVVYVPSEVLKTRMQLQGRYNNPYFKSGYNYRGTVDAARTIVRHEGLSALFHGYQATLYRDLPFSALQFMFWEQFHAWARTYKQSRDVGVPLELLTGGLAGSLAGVMTCPLDVVKTRLQTQVHPDLLPKESKAAAKTTTHASTSKSQMRNISTSSPSTHTPRPGAVNLQTSSVIQGLKVIYQTEGLSGWFRGVGPRGVWTFIQSGTMLFLYQRILKQLEVWNPPVEAQREHAI, from the exons ATGTCTGTCGCTGACCGCATCGTCAGCTACCTCGCCCCTGCCGACAACAGTGCGCAAACGATCAAGGAGGGTTTCTCGGTCtcgagcccggcggcggcggcctcgtccggAGAGGATAGACATGAGGGACAGACGGGAGGACTTTTGCCGGATATCAGAATCAACAGACAGTCGTTCGGACAGGACATGATCTCAGAGGAGGATGACTCAttcgaagaagaaggccgcccgCCTTACCTCCATGCTATGATAGCCGGGGGTCTCGGCGGGTCGACGGGAGACATGCTTATGCACTCTCTGGACACGGTCAAGACGCGCCAACAGGGCGACCCGCACATCCCGCCAAAGTACACGTCCCTCGGCTCGTCCTATCACACGATATGGAGGCAAGAAGGCATCAGACGAGGTCTCTATGGCGGGTGGGTACCGGCACTGAGTGGCTCGCTCCCGGGCACCATGTTATTTTTCGGCACATACGAATGGAGCAAGCGGTTTCTCATTGAACACGGCCTACAGCACCACTTGTCCTACCTAACAGCCG GTTTCCTTGGAGACTTGGCCGGCTCCGTCGTCTACGTCCCGTCCGAAGTGTTGAAGACCCGCATGCAGTTGCAGGGACGTTACAACAACCCCTACTTCAAGTCGGGATATAACTACAGAGGCACGGTCGATGCTGCGCGGACCATTGTCCGCCACGAGGGGCTTTCTGCGCTGTTTCACGGTTACCAAGCGACGCTCTATCGCGATCTCCCGTTTTCAGCGCTCCAGTTCATGTTTTGGGAACAGTTCCACGCCTGGGCCCGTACCTACAAGCAGAGCAGGGATGTCGGTGTACCGCTGGAGCTCTTGACCGGTGGTCTCGCCGGAAGCTTGGCTGGCGTTATGACATGTCCCCTGGACGTCGTGAAGACGCGGCTGCAGACCCAAGTGCACCCTGACCTATTACCAAAAGAGAGTAAAGCGGCGGCCAAGACTACCACGCATGCTTCGACGTCAAAATCACAGATGCGCAACATATCAACGTCATCTCCGTCAACACATACTCCTCGCCCAGGCGCGGTGAACCTGCAGACCTCGTCCGTCATCCAGGGCCTCAAGGTCATATACCAGACGGAGGGGCTCAGCGGATGGTTCAGGGGCGTGGGCCCTCGTGGCGTATGGACCTTCATTCAGAGCGGCACAATGCTGTTCTTGTACCAACGTATCCTGAAACAGTTAGAGGTTTGGAATCCTCCCGTGGAAGCGCAACGGGAGCATGCCATTTAG
- a CDS encoding SPRY domain-containing protein, whose translation MASDSGTPPPPWEPTLSGSLPASTAIPLKRAALEEDFTPSVPSPLNPDVRSTPKPQGVDDMPAKRNKKESLKKRESKGAFGGDSNRGTPDPKHREPKQSDYSPMRYKLAPPKPSDFEPARPAVFTYHHDVPALDGGKIQFYETSEHVHNKKSYHYTHCIADPGFPSSLYYRGTEAEPHGPHLSFEDSATHLFFDQTGRHITTNKGFRMTRANVAIREGRFYWEVKITRGIVDKKNGEGQPESHGHVRMGFARREASVDAPVGFDAYSYGFRDVGGEKVYMSRPKPFFPEEEGIREGDVIGLEIQLPSERLQRKVLAGQYNPAVDTGLDDDSTAFDAPNIVRDRIPIRFKQHIYFEKIDYHTTKELEDLMNPSPVSSGPANSVEAPNPNHTVPALRTLPSSYIKVYKNGVLMGTPFTDLLAFLPPASKPQAQIGAREGLDNGMLGYYPAVSVFRGGAAEVNFGPDFWFPPPGIVEDPDNEVSMIDGGQDEPSKSYAFAYPGLDKIRPVSERYTEQIVEDIVYDIIDEVDFWIQDGCKVIDRFGQGEKAGHTGSLAASGRDEIKELVQDD comes from the exons ATGGCGTCCGACTCGGGTactccccctcctccttgggaGCCGACTCTGAGCGGTTCCCTTCCTGCCTCAACCGCGATCCCGTTGAagcgcgccgccctcgaggaggatTTTACTCCCTCTGTACCATCTCCTCTCAATCCAGACGTCCGATCAACACCGAAACCTcaaggcgtcgacgacatgCCTGCTAAGCGCAACAAAAAGGAGTCGCTGAAGAAGCGCGAGTCCAAGGGCGCTttcggcggcgacagcaaCCGTGGCACGCCGGACCCGAAGCATCGCGAACCTAAGCAGAGCGATTACAGCCCGATGCGCTACAAGCTTGCTCCTCCAAAGCCTTCAGATTTCGAACCCGCGCGCCCCGCTGTCTTCACTTACCACCATGACGTTCctgccctcgacggcggcaagatcCAGTTCTACGAGACCTCGGAGCA TGTTCACAATAAGAAGAGCTACCACTACACACACTGCATTGCCGATCCCGGATTCCCCTCGTCGCTTTACTACCGCGGCACGGAGGCAGAGCCTCACGGCCCTCACCTAAGCTTCGAAGACAGCGCAACCCACCTGTTCTTCGACCAGACGGGCCGCCACATCACGACCAACAAGGGGTTCCGCATGACGCGCGCAAACGTGGCGATCCGCGAGGGACGTTTCTACTGGGAGGTCAAGATCACGAGAggcatcgtcgacaagaAGAATGGAGAGGGACAGCCCGAGTCGCACGGCCATGTGCGCATGGGCTTTGCTAGAAGAGAGGCGTCGGTGGATGCCCCCGTCGGTTTCGACGCCTATAGCTACGGCTTCCGCGACGTCGGTGGTGAGAAGGTTTACATGTCGCGCCCGAAGCCCTTTTTtccggaagaagaaggtATCCGCGAGGGCGATGTCATCGGTCTGGAGATCCAGCTACCCTCGGAGCGCCTGCAACGGAAGGTCTTGGCTGGCCAGTACAACCCCGCTGTTGACACAGgcctggacgacgacagcaCGGCTTTCGATGCGCCCAACATTGTTCGCGACCGTATTCCCATCCGCTTTAAGCAGCACATCTATTTCGAGAAGATTGACTACCACACCACCAAGGAACTCGAAGACCTGATGAACCCATCGCCCGTTTCCTCTGGTCCCGCGAATTCGGTCGAGGCGCCCAACCCCAATCATACCGTCCCCGCCCTTCGGACTCTCCCCAGCTCTTACATCAAGGTGTACAAGAACGGTGTTCTCATGGGAACCCCCTTCACagacctcctcgccttcctgCCCCCAGCCTCGAAACCGCAGGCGCAGATCGGCGCCCGTGAGGGCCTCGACAACGGCATGCTCGGTTACTATCCTGCCGTGAGCGTCTTCAGAGGCGGCGCCGCAGAGGTCAACTTCGGTCCCGACTTCTGGTTCCCGCCTCCCGGCATTGTTGAGGACCCGGACAACGAGGTCTCCATgatcgacggcggccaggacgAGCCCAGCAAGTCGTACGCATTTGCATATCCCGGCCTGGATAAGATCCGGCCCGTCTCAGAGCGATACACGGAGCAGATTGTGGAAGACATCGTATacgacatcatcgacgaggtcgacttCTGGATCCAGGATGGTTGTAAGGTCATAGATCGCTTCGGCCAAGGCGAGAAGGCTGGTCACACAGGCAGTCTCGCAGCCAGCGGCCGTGACGAGATCAAGGAGTTGGTCCAGGATGATTGA
- a CDS encoding RING-like domain-containing protein: MNNLPPLYNDGNRAFLQAFVARGTLTFKEGQTILAEIFTIEAEDRDPVSPEQVTQQDFESYLEAAAEAVSFFDYEVRSTIHQVSKKRVYALVNTASDPMTQLATTYNAEQIAFTKRLLDAMFETYNSPRMELMCITEMQAIKLARPPRQQNNNDVNENGAPTQTQSSTDKGLKHSEVEDMLVNLVNQGWLEKSNNGFYSLSPRALLELRAWLIDSYNDPDAAAQEWQRIKFCEACKGIVTVGQRCAERDCNARLHHICQDAYWRTQRSHKCPRCSRDWDGKHYVGEEAETSTEAYQRGRRRSGGRKGSMADEDVQGNGGDEDREDDA, from the coding sequence ATGAACAACCTCCCACCACTTTACAATGATGGCAATCGGGCCTTCCTGCAAGCCTTCGTGGCTCGCGGAACCCTTACGTTCAAAGAGGGGCAGACAATTCTCGCCGAAATATTTAccatcgaggccgaagacCGCGATCCCGTCTCCCCGGAGCAGGTCACCCAACAAGACTTCGAGTCTTACCtggaagccgccgccgaagccgttTCCTTCTTCGATTACGAGGTCCGGAGCACCATTCACCAAGTCTCCAAGAAACGCGTCTATGCCCTTGTGAACACGGCTTCCGACCCGATGACGCAGCTCGCAACTACATATAATGCCGAACAGATCGCCTTCACCAAGAGGCTACTCGATGCCATGTTCGAGACGTACAACTCCCCGCGTATGGAGCTCATGTGCATTACCGAGATGCAGGCCATCAAGCTTGCCCGCCCTCCGCGGCAGcagaacaacaacgacgTCAATGAGAATGGAGCACCGACTCAGACACAATCTTCGACGGATAAGGGACTCAAGCACAGCGAAGTGGAAGACATGCTTGTGAACCTGGTGAACCAGGGCTGGCTGGAAAAGTCCAACAATGGGTTCTACAGCCTCAGCCCCCGAGCACTGCTCGAGCTTAGGGCGTGGCTGATTGACTCTTACAACGACCCCGACGCGGCAGCGCAGGAATGGCAGCGCATCAAGTTCTGCGAGGCGTGCAAGGGAATCGTCACCGTCGGGCAAAGATGCGCAGAGAGGGATTGTAACGCGCGCTTACACCACATATGCCAGGACGCATACTGGCGAACGCAGCGTAGCCACAAATGCCCCAGATGCTCGAGAGACTGGGACGGTAAACACTACGTGGGAGAGGAGGCAGAGACCAGTACAGAGGCCTACCAAAGGGGCCGCCGTAGGAGTGGAGGCAGGAAGGGCAGCATGGCAGATGAAGACGTGCAAGGAAATGGCGGGGATGAAGACAGGGAGGATGATGCATGA
- a CDS encoding Glycoside hydrolase encodes MAIQLPREELGTAVGVLVYSFFCLACSLLMAWLVYAHREGLSWLSTAASVAQQTHTLVRWRDIKLEQFRHSSINVGNPELAIAGQSTGLDLVLFYIQFYSYNVEALVTLFWAFALTQSIFQLEPARSLRKRVNYISKAVAVLLPALLVGILRLEAVQKQTVPFLVLADGIMGFCLSGSGVLLVVILIKYVYTRRNLLSWNVRYGQRSNSTKSSDTLVFDSSNGRRRGSIYDRWLVVRFSIAFVALAIFQVVTIMFQVTSARQNTRDSLSDSPDLSTERLHLDLLLFIPGVSASLLTFVVFGTTKTFRDYIASKLIPRWLRDRSRMKTSSPPSRRNRLSQTVSKRTAAYPPRLSLTPYVTNDGGLYSPIYDGNDIQLGDLNVNGSSKVAEDDQWPLVSPNAGSSDLKKPANVLAFCLKAMSQAFAGGSGRNVASSLLIRAAHVARRHSEGYATELRDILTGIVVHGPTGNYNS; translated from the exons ATGGCCATCCAGCTGCCCCGAGAAGAGCTAGGCACCGCTGTGGGAGTTCTCGTTtactccttcttctgccTAGCATGCAGTCTCCTCATGGCATGGCTGGTGTATGCCCATCGTGAGGGACTCAGCT GGCTCTCGACAGCCGCTTCTGTAGCACAGCAGACCCATACTCTTGTGCGATGGAGGGATATCAAGCTTGAGCAGTTCCGGCATTCGAGCATCAATGTCGGCAATCCTGAGCTGGCCATAGCCGGCCAATCAACTGGTCTTGACCTAGTACTGTTCTACATCC AGTTCTACAGCTATAACGTCGAAGCACTTGTGACCCTGTTCTGGGCCTTCGCTCTCACTCAGTCAATCTTTCAACTCGAACCTGCTAGGTCGCTACGTAAACGAGTCAACTATATCTCAAAGGCTGTTGCTGTTCTCCTTCCGGCATTGCTGGTGGGGATACTCCGACTGGAGGCTGTTCAGAAGCAGACGGTCCCCTTCCTCGTTCTCGCCGACGGGATCA TGGGTTTCTGCCTAAGCGGTAGCGGtgttctcctcgtcgtcatcttgaTCAAATACGTCTACACTCGCCGAAACCTCCTATCGTGGAACGTTCGATACGGCCAAAGATCGAACAGTACGAAAAGTAGCGACACGCTCGTTTTCGACAGTAGTAACGGGAGGCGTCGCGGGAGTATCTACGACAGATGGTTGGTGGTTCGGTTCAGCATAGCATTTGTCGCGTTGGC CATCTTCCAGGTCGTCACCATCATGTTTCAAGTCACCTCCGCACGCCAAAATACTCGCGATTCACTAAGCGACAGCCCAGATCTAAGCACGGAACGACTGCATCTGGACCTCTTACTCTTCATTCCCGGCGTATCCGCGAGTTTGTTGACCTTTGTTGTTTTCGGCACGACGAAGACATTCCGAGATTATATTGCTAGCAAACTCATCCCGCGATGGCTCAGGGATAGGAGTAGGATGAAGACAAGCAGCCCGCCATCTCGGCGAAACCGCTTGTCGCAGACGGTTTCCAAGAGGACCGCGGCATATCCGCCGCGGCTCTCATTGACGCCATACGTCACGAACGACGGCGGTCTTTACTCTCCAATCTATGATGGAAACGACATTCAGCTGGGGGACCTGAATGTAAATGGCTCGAgcaaggtcgccgaggacgaccaGTGGCCGTTGGTGAGCCCCAACGCGGGCTCTAGTGACCTAAAAAAACCTGCAAATGT GCTCGCTTTCTGTCTTAAGGCTATGTCACAAGCATTCGCAGGTGGTTCAGGCCGCAACGTCGCTTCATCACTTCTGATCCGGGCTGCCCACGTAGCCCGGCGACATTCGGAGGGTTATGCCACAGAGTTGCGGGACATCCTGACCGGTATTGTTGTCCATGGCCCGACCGGCAACTACAATTCTTAA
- a CDS encoding transcription-silencing protein Clr2 encodes MSDLTEYNVVVFTRSDGQDYGPGYWPAPTDAAAKNAKKTTQEKTPRAKPQMVRLTEDDPRFQEWRIKLGILLKQELTPTEGLPWLVNFPRGYWLYEKSKHLWVSGHPDRSRPLYKSPQEFGIHLLWLLSNSNDRNDCRCVHCNTREMPNIDGLSVVDGPRALPTATNTQPPSKIRKITPQIPPGTTASPVPAAAATPPAVKRETPVPAPTTAAKKETPIPVPTIPLRAAPASAPAQTPAQAQPPLQQQQPRYQHQHQALPSQAPPAQTQGQPPNQAPVQPQAQPQVQAQVQHANQAPPQAQPMYQQPQFLPYPQPHLGIQAPTLFRVGELVWFQIASGWRLGIVAVTPTPTNPKPGVKPELQILPMSHQLFNQSPIQTLEATARPFLAFSVPNVSIPELQNKAYDEVNWEAFLRSLTPEDTHRREVALLDSSKMAAQKVGVSFSVFSRLGENEGGKKVDYHGIFLGAERIELGDVLRVRISPEQNLPPAANNLPDALLALREICTAPIDVPGMAFFKGDIYQPLSGDNAPATDAAITVPEDKLPRPLREEMVFRKKFAPADRWRCVLLKQNAVLREPDLKGRFYATHRLLPLLDGQAKAASEAQKGIVRDVQQRLNQRIDTFKTAYIGQKRTRAETIGPALPPGSVLQFEASVREEGA; translated from the exons ATGTCAGACCTCACAGAGTACAATGTAGTAGTATTCACTCGGAGCGATGGTCAGGATTATGGACCGGGGTACTGGCCAGCCCCTACAGATGCGGCGGCCAAGAACGCGAAGAAGACCACCCAAGAAAAGACACCAAGAGCGAAGCCTCAGATGGTTCGACTGACCGAAGACGACCCAAGGTTTCAGGAGTGGCGTATAAAGCTGGGGATATTGTTGAAGCAAGAACTTACACCTACAG AGGGTCTTCCTTGGCTTGTCAATTTCCCGCGTGGGTACTGGCTGTATGAGAAGTCGAAGCACCTCTGGGTTTCTGGACACCCGGATAGGTCGAGGCCTCTCTACAAGAGCCCGCAAGAGTTCGGTATCCATCTGCTGTGGCTCCTCTCGAACTCGAATGACCGCAATGACTGCCGCTGCGTTCACTGCAACACTCGAGAAATGCCGAATATCGACGGGCTGAGCGTCGTGGATGGGCCTCGGGCcctgccgacggcgacaaaCACGCAGCCCCCATCCAAAATCCGTAAGATCACGCCGCAGATACCGCCAGGCACAACCGCGTCCCCTGTTcctgcagcagcggcgacTCCTCCAGCCgtgaagagagagacaccTGTGCCAGCGCCCACAACCGCGGCGAAAAAGGAGACACCGATACCGGTTCCGACGATACCCTTACGTGCTGCCCCGGCCTCTGCCCCAGCTCAAACGCCAGCTCAGGCGCAGCCTCCTCtgcaacagcagcaacccCGATACCAGCATCAGCACCAAGCGCTGCCGAGTCAAGCGCCTCCGGCCCAGACGCAAGGACAGCCTCCAAACCAGGCTCCCGTCCAGCCCCAAGCTCAACCCCAAGTTCAGGCACAAGTGCAACATGCCAACCAGGCTCCGCCCCAAGCTCAACCTATGTATCAACAGCCACAGTTCTTACCCTACCCGCAACCTCATCTGGGAATACAAGCCCCGACTCTGTTCCGTGTCGGAGAGCTGGTCTGGTTCCAGATAGCGTCTGGCTGGCGTCTAGGCATCGTAGCCGTAACTCCCACACCCACCAACCCAAAGCCCGGCGTCAAGCCCGAGCTCCAGATTCTTCCAATGTCCCACCAGCTCTTCAACCAGTCGCCGATCCAGACCCTGGAAGCAACAGCACGCCCATTTTTGGCCTTCTCTGTGCCCAACGTCAGCATCCCGGAGCTGCAGAACAAGGCATACGACGAGGTCAACTGGGAAGCCTTCCTCCGCAGTCTTACCCCCGAGGACACTCATCGTCGCGAGGTGGCACTGCTCGATTCATCAAAGATGGCGGCCCAAAAGGTCGGCGTGTCATTCTCCGTCTTCAGTCGTCTCGGCGAGAACGAAGGCGGCAAGAAGGTCGACTACCACGGCATCTTCCTTGGCGCTGAGCgcatcgagctcggcgacgtcctccGCGTCCGCATCTCACCAGAACAGAACCTCCCGCCCGCGGCCAACAACCTCCCCGACGCGCTGCTTGCCCTCCGCGAGATCTGCACCGCGCCCATTGACGTGCCCGGCATGGCCTTCTTCAAGGGCGACATCTACCAGCCCCTCTCGGGAGACAACGCCCCAGCCACCGATGCCGCCATAACCGTGCCGGAAGACAAGCTCCCGCGACCGCTTCGCGAGGAGATGGTATTCCGCAAGAAGTTTGCCCCCGCGGACCGCTGGCGCTGCGTTCTGCTCAAGCAGAACGCCGTCCTCCGCGAGCCGGATCTCAAGGGCCGCTTCTACGCCACGCATaggctgctgccgctgctcgaCGGTCAGGCCAAGGCAGCGTCCGAGGCACAGAAGGGCATAGTGCGCGACGTGCAGCAGCGGCTCAACCAGCGCATCGACACGTTCAAGACGGCCTACATCGGGCAGAAACGCACTCGCGCCGAGACCATCGGCCCCGCGCTGCCCCCAGGAAGCGTCCTCCAATTTGAGGCATCCGTGCGCGAGGAGGGCGCTTAG